From one Eucalyptus grandis isolate ANBG69807.140 chromosome 9, ASM1654582v1, whole genome shotgun sequence genomic stretch:
- the LOC104418201 gene encoding LOW QUALITY PROTEIN: F-box/kelch-repeat protein SKIP6 (The sequence of the model RefSeq protein was modified relative to this genomic sequence to represent the inferred CDS: deleted 1 base in 1 codon) encodes MSGAASSAAAAPAAAAPPEAPPPLIPSLPDDVAVNIIARVPSSHDPTLALVSRSFRSLLSSPLLSSARRLLRRTQPSLYLVLRHPSSPSSSSSSASSPASHLWFTLHSSRRLVPIAPIPSPSIGSAFAVVGSRIYVLGGSVNDVASPRVWVLDCRFHRWEPGPSMRVGREFAAAGVVGEKLYVMGGCTLDTWSRAAHWAEVLDPGAGSWAAVPSESLEVREKWMHASAVVDGRIYAMADRGGVVYDVDKEVWESVEDELDMGWRGRACVIDGVLYCYDYLGKIRGFDVKAGVWKELKGVESGLPKFLCGATMTNLGGNLVVVWEGKGGGKEMEVWCAEIAVKKNEHGELVGCICWSDLVLKVSNGSSIVNCLAVALSSWSD; translated from the exons ATGTCCggcgccgcctcctccgccgccgccgctccggCCGCCGCGGCCCCGCCGGAAGCGCCGCCGCCGCTGATCCCCTCCCTCCCGGACGACGTCGCCGTGAACATCATCGCCCGCGTGCCCAGTTCCCACGACCCCACCCTCGCCCTCGTCTCCCGGAGCTTCCgctccctcctctcctcc cctctcctctcctccgcccgccgcctcctccgccgcacCCAGCCCTCCCTCTACCTCGTCCTCCGCCACccttcctccccctcctcctcctcctcctccgcctcctccccgGCTTCCCACCTCTGGTTCACCCTCCACTCCAGCCGCCGTCTCGTCCCCATCGCCCCCatcccctccccctccatcggCTCCGCCTTCGCCGTCGTCGGCTCCCGCATCTACGTCCTCGGCGGGTCCGTCAACGACGTCGCCTCCCCCCGCGTCTGGGTCCTCGACTGCCGGTTCCACCGGTGGGAGCCCGGCCCCTCCATGCGGGTGGGCCGGGAGTTCGCCGCCGCCGGGGTTGTGGGCGAGAAGCTGTACGTCATGGGCGGGTGCACCCTCGACACCTGGTCCCGCGCCGCTCACTGGGCGGAGGTGCTGGACCCCGGGGCCGGGTCGTGGGCGGCGGTCCCGTCAGAGTCGCTCGAGGTGAGAGAGAAGTGGATGCACGCCAGCGCCGTCGTGGACGGGAGGATCTACGCAATGGCAGACCGTGGTGGGGTTGTGTATGACGTGGACAAAGAAGTCTGGGAGAGTGTGGAGGATGAGCTCGACATGGGGTGGAGAGGGAGGGCTTGTGTGATTGATGGGGTTTTGTATTGCTATGACTACTTGGGGAAGATTAGAGGGTTCGATGTGAAGGCAGGGGTTTGGAAGGAGTTGAAGGGCGTGGAGAGCGGGCTGCCAAAGTTCTTGTGTGGTGCGACGATGACAAATCTGGGTGGGAATTTGGTGGTGGTTTGGGAGGGAAAGGGTGGTGGGAAGGAGATGGAGGTCTGGTGTGCTGAGATTGCTGTGAAGAAGAATGAGCATGGGGAACTAGTGGGTTGTATTTGCTGGTCGGATTTGGTTCTCAAGGTATCCAATGGGTCTTCGATCGTCAATTGCTTGGCGGTGGCATTGTCGTCCTGGTCAGATTAA
- the LOC104418200 gene encoding uncharacterized protein LOC104418200, whose amino-acid sequence MSTPTSMGMASLSDLGIGAALFSPCELHHHHHHHHHHQSFNFFKPPRQLQWRISASSAAPGVDLNALESAIAKKDSDAVKDALDQLSELGWAKKWGSQPYVSRRTTSLRELTTLGMKNAENLAIPSVRNDAAFLFTVVGTTGFLGVLAGQLPGDWGFFVPYLVGSISLIVLGVGSTSPGLLQAAISGFSSVFPDYQERIARHEAAHFLVAYLIGLPILGYSLDIGKEHVNLIDKRLEKLIYSGQLDSKELDRLAVVAMAGLAAEGLKYDKVVGQSADLFTLQRFINRSKPQLSKDQQQNLTRWAVLFAGSLLKNNVVLYEALMAAMSRKASVLECIEAIEKAA is encoded by the exons ATGTCCACACCAACTTCCATGGGCATGGCCTCTCTCTCCGACCTCGGCATCGGCGCCGCGCTCTTCTCTCCCTGCGAgcttcaccaccaccaccaccaccaccatcatcatcagagctttaacttcttcaagccgCCCCGCCAACTGCAATGGCGGATTAGCGCTTCCTCCGCTGCGCCGGGAGTCGACCTCAACGCCCTCGAGTCCGCCATCGCTAAG AAAGACAGCGATGCGGTTAAGGACGCCCTCGACCAGCTGAGCGAACTCGGTTGGGCCAAGAAGTGGGGTTCCCAGCCCTATGTCTCTCGCCGCACG ACGTCTCTTCGCGAGCTGACAACTCTCGGCATGAAAAACGCAGAGAATCTTGCCATCCCTAGCGTTAGAAACGAT GCGGCTTTTCTTTTCACAGTGGTGGGGACAACTGGATTCTTGGGTGTTCTCGCCGGCCAGCTTCCTGGG GATTGGGGATTCTTTGTGCCATACTTGGTTGGAAGCATCTCTTTGATAGTTTTGGGAGTGGGGAGCACTTCGCCTGG TCTTCTTCAAGCTGCTATCAGTGGCTTTTCATCGGTGTTTCCGGACTATCAGGAGCGGATTGCAAGACACGAAGCAGCGCACTTTTTAG TGGCGTATCTCATTGGCCTTCCGATTTTGGGGTACTCGTTGGACATAGGAAAAGAGCATGTCAATCTGATCGATAAAAGGCTGGAGAAGCTCATATATAGTGGTCAGCTCGACTCAAAGGAACTCGACAG GTTGGCTGTTGTCGCAATGGCTGGATTAGCGGCTGAAGGTCTGAAGTACGACAAAGTGGTCGGCCAATCTGCAGATCTGTTCACTCTTCAG AGATTCATCAACAGGAGCAAGCCGCAGCTCAGCAAAGACCAGCAACAGAATCTTACCAGATGGGCA GTTTTGTTTGCTGGATCTCTCTTGAAAAACAATGTTGTCTTGTACGAAGCCCTTATGGCGGCGATGTCGAGGAAGGCCTCCGTATTGGAGTGCATTGAGGCGATTGAGAAAGCTGCATGA